In Methanobacterium sp., one genomic interval encodes:
- a CDS encoding cupin domain-containing protein, whose product MLIKSIKNCEYFQVADETVLCELLHPKNENLKMGCSVAHAIIEPGRASLPHKLKSSVEIYYIIEGEGRMHIDNESREVKLGDAIYIPPESSQWIENTGDEYLKFLCVVTPPWQEEDEELCD is encoded by the coding sequence ATGTTGATAAAATCCATTAAAAACTGCGAATACTTTCAGGTAGCTGATGAAACTGTTCTCTGTGAACTCCTTCATCCTAAAAATGAAAATCTCAAAATGGGTTGTAGTGTGGCCCATGCCATCATCGAACCAGGTAGGGCATCTTTACCTCATAAATTAAAGAGCTCGGTGGAAATTTACTACATAATAGAAGGTGAAGGTAGAATGCACATCGACAATGAATCCAGGGAAGTTAAACTCGGTGATGCAATCTACATCCCCCCAGAATCATCCCAATGGATCGAAAACACTGGTGATGAATATTTAAAGTTTTTATGTGTGGTAACACCACCCTGGCAGGAAGAAGACGAAGAACTGTGTGATTAA